AATCAGTTTGTTTTCCGGGGACAAGGCATCGATTTTCGGATCAACCTCTTCCGCTAGGAACTTGCTGGCCAGACCCCGAGCGCCCACGTAATCCCGCGCCCAATCAGGATTTAAGGGCTCAGTAGTAATCGTACCATCAGTTAGGTTTACTCTTAATATCTGACCCATCCAGCCGTACATCTAGCCCACCTCCCGCATTAGCTCTTTCATCCTGCGAGCTACTTTCTTGCGCTTGGCCAAGCCAAGCTCAGTTGGCTCTTTATATTCCAAGGCTTGGGTTGGGCAGAAGAGAACGCATTCCGGCTCACCATCGCAGAGATCGCACTTAACTACTTGTTGCTCGGACACCGAATAATCTACTCCCCCGAACGGGCAAGCCATAATGCACATCCGGCAGCCAATGCATCGGTCAGAATTGATCTTGACTGCTTGGGTTTGAACATCCCGATAAATGGCCCCAGCAGGGCAGATTTCCATACAGAAAGGTTCATCACAATGCTGGCAAACTATGGGCAAATAGACATCGTCTTCTAAGAAGACTGCCACGCTAAGCCGGGCAGCTGCCGGGTTGAACTCGCC
This Clostridia bacterium DNA region includes the following protein-coding sequences:
- a CDS encoding 4Fe-4S dicluster domain-containing protein; this encodes MAKTLVVNQEKCIACRRCELACAFKKVGEFNPAAARLSVAVFLEDDVYLPIVCQHCDEPFCMEICPAGAIYRDVQTQAVKINSDRCIGCRMCIMACPFGGVDYSVSEQQVVKCDLCDGEPECVLFCPTQALEYKEPTELGLAKRKKVARRMKELMREVG